TCCGGCTTGAGGGAAGCGCTTTCTTTCacaatttcttttcattgttcatTGCGGATATCTGTAAGTCCTCCAGGTCCCCTGAATGTAGTAGACGCTTCCGCAGCCGTCTCTTACCCCTTTTGCCACAAAATGCTTCAAAATTGCCTTTTTTCCTCGCCTCCAGCCCAGGCGGAACGCCTAAGTCCGGGTCAGTCTCGTCAGTCGGCCGGGGCTGGCGCGGTGCATAGTGGGCACTGTAGTTCCCGCCGCGTTTATGGCCGCGTTAAGCCTGAGTGCCGCGTTGAGTTGTTGAATGAAGTGAACTTCGTTTGTCAGCGATAGGTACGCAGTCTAGGCAGCGCCCTTCCTggatctctcttcctttcccgAGTCGTTGGCGCACCTGACTCGCCACCTCCTCCCTCCGCATCCCTCCATCGGAGGAGCTTTGCGGTCTTTGGAGAGTTATGCAGGGTGAGGGCCCCTAGACTTTGGCTTTCGCCGCTGTTGCTGGTGGGCTGGAGTTGGAGGCTCCTGGATACGGTTTTGGCTTTATACGCCCTTTCCAGCAAGCTTCCCGTGGGAATCTGTTCCTTTTCAGGACAACTGTGATCCACGTGAGTAAAACTGGGCGTTCCTTCTTGTGCTTTTTCCTCAGGTTCATGAACTGGAATGTAAGAGGCACCAGAGGATTCCTGCTCTGTCCCCTGGTTTGCGGCTTGCGACGTTGGACATCCCCGGATTGTTGTTTAATAGAGAAAACTCACCTGCCTTCTTGCTATTAAGTAACCCCAAAAGCAGAACTTTGATTTGTCTGTAAGGAAGAAACAcaaatcttcttttaaaaagctgcacTTCGACTCTCCACTGCCGACCACCAATCCCTTTAATTTTGCTATAGAAGAGGGTTTTTTTCCAACATCTCTCTCACTATCTGGTGCTGATCTCACTGCATAATGACTTTCTATTTGTTTGGTATTCGAAGCTTTCCTAAGCTTTGGAAGAGCAACCCATACCTTGGGCTAGGCCCAGGGCACTCttatgtctctctctttctttcagacAGCTGTGGCATCAGGAGCCAACAGAGGTTGTTTTCTCTTAAAACAATGTCTCCACAGAATACCAAAGCAACGAATCTGATTGCCAAGGCCAGATATCTCAGGAAAGAGGAGGGCAGTAATAAGCAAGTTTCTTctgttcctcattttttttcagcTGGAGCAGCTAAGAAGAGATCACAGATGAATCCTCAAAGTAAAGATCATGCCTTGCCATCTGTGAGGAACACTATTCAACTCCCAACACAACCTTTGAATTCAGAGGAGTGGGATAAACTTAAGGCGGATTTCAAAGGAAAGACTAGTTTTGAAAGATTCATCATTTCACAGATGGCTCACTCTCATAGCTCTGTAGATGTGGCTAAATCTCTGCTGGCATGGGTAGCAGCAAAAAATAATGGTATCGTAAGTTATGATTTACTGGTCGGGTATTTGTATCTCTGTGTCTTTCATATGCAGACATCTGAAGTTATTGATGTCTTTGAAATTATGAAAACCAGATATAAGACTTTAGAACCTGGAGGTTACAGTCTTCTCATCCAGGGACTGATCCATTCAGACAGATGGAGAGAATCATTGTTGCTGTTAGAGGACATCAAAAAAGTTATCACTCCTTCTAAAAAGAACTATAATGACTGTATCCAGGGAGCTCTCCTTCATCAAGATATAAACACAGCTTGGAATTTGTATCAGGAATTGCTAGGTCATGATTTTGTTCCTATGTTGGAAACTTTAAAAGCTTTCTTTGATTTTGGAAAAGACATAAAGGATGATAATTATTCAAATAAACTACTAGATATTCTTTCATATCTAAGAAATAATCAGCTGTATCCAGGGGAATCATTTGCACACAGTATAAAAACATGGTTTGAGAggtaattttgacttttttatatgtatgtttttattctttaatttttttttttttttttgaggcagggtcttgctctgttgcccagactggagtgcagtggtgtgttcataGCTccctgtaatctcaaactcctggcctcaagtgatcctctcgcttcagtctcctgagtatctaaaactacaggcatgtgccaccatacctggctaattatttttaacttaataacTTTAAACCTCAAAGTAGccactcttttttgttgttagttGCTGAGAATCATTCTATTCTGATTATACTTTTTTCCATCTCTTAGTaaggtttattttctctttaagacaaaattttctctctttaaaaaaagtagCAGCATACATAATTTGTGCTAATCTTTACCCATCACataaaagtgaaattttatagcacttttatgtatttttttccttttagaaggatcattaattttgttttcttaggcATCTAGTATGATGTGAGTACTTAATACTACTTATGGCCAGTGTTCATAGCAAGAAAAGAATATAGCATTTGACTGGAACTCGGGCGATATTAGTATTTTCAGAAGTTCCTCTGAAAATGTGATTATGTGCTTATATTTATTCTGTCTactcactgtctttttttttttttttttgaagacagagttttgctgttgttgtcaggctggagtgcagtggcgcgatcttggctcactgcaacctccgcctcccgggttcaggcaattctgcctcaccctcccaaatagctgggattacaggcatgtgccaccacgcccagctaattttgtattttctttttagtagagatggagtttctccatgttggtcaggctggtctcaactacctcaggtggtccgcccgcctcggcctcccaaagtgctgggattacaggcgtgagccaccgcacttagCCACAGCTTACATTTCAATAGTGAGATTATAGATGACAGATAATATAAATAAGCCATATCATCCGAGTTCATGAACTATAGAGAGTAGACAGAATAggctgggcggatcacctgaggtagtttttcttttgtctttttttttcttttttttttttgagacagagtctcgctctgtcgcccaggctggagtgcagtggcaggatctcagctcactgcaagctccgcctcccgggtttatgccattctcctgcctcagcctcccgagtagctgggactacaggcgcccgccaactcacctggctagtttttttggtattttttagtagagatggggtttcatcgtgttagccaggatggtctcgatctcctgacctcgtgatccgcccgtctcgccctcccaaagtgctgggattacaggcttgagccaccgcacccggccttgtctttttttttctatatcatGTTTACAGAGCTTTGAAGTAGTAATTATGCTTAATTATCTTATTGAATATCAAGGGAGGAGGAGCCCGGTTGTGAAAATTTTTGAATACCaaggagtttgaattttattctctGATCAAGAATGCTG
The window above is part of the Macaca fascicularis isolate 582-1 chromosome 7, T2T-MFA8v1.1 genome. Proteins encoded here:
- the PRORP gene encoding mitochondrial ribonuclease P catalytic subunit isoform X4; translated protein: MTFYLFGIRSFPKLWKSNPYLGLGPGHSYVSLFLSDSCGIRSQQRLFSLKTMSPQNTKATNLIAKARYLRKEEGSNKQVSSVPHFFSAGAAKKRSQMNPQSKDHALPSVRNTIQLPTQPLNSEEWDKLKADFKGKTSFERFIISQMAHSHSSVDVAKSLLAWVAAKNNGIVSYDLLVGYLYLCVFHMQTSEVIDVFEIMKTRYKTLEPGGYSLLIQGLIHSDRWRESLLLLEDIKKVITPSKKNYNDCIQGALLHQDINTAWNLYQELLGHDFVPMLETLKAFFDFGKDIKDDNYSNKLLDILSYLRNNQLYPGESFAHSIKTWFESVPGKQWKGQFTTVQKSGQCLGCGKTIESIQLSPEEYEFLKGRIMRDVIDGGDQYKKTTPQELKRFENFVKSCPPFDIVIDGLNVAKMFPKARESQVTLPASIT
- the PRORP gene encoding mitochondrial ribonuclease P catalytic subunit isoform X7 — protein: MTFYLFGIRSFPKLWKSNPYLGLGPGHSYVSLFLSDSCGIRSQQRLFSLKTMSPQNTKATNLIAKARYLRKEEGSNKQVSSVPHFFSAGAAKKRSQMNPQSKDHALPSVRNTIQLPTQPLNSEEWDKLKADFKGKTSFERFIISQMAHSHSSVDVAKSLLAWVAAKNNGIVSYDLLVGYLYLCVFHMQTSEVIDVFEIMKTRYKTLEPGGYSLLIQGLIHSDRWRESLLLLEDIKKVITPSKKNYNDCIQGALLHQDINTAWNLYQELLGHDFVPMLETLKAFFDFGKDIKDDNYSNKLLDILSYLRNNQLYPGESFAHSIKTWFESGQCLGCGKTIESIQLSPEEYEFLKGRIMRDVIDGGDQYKKTTPQELKRFENFVKSCPPFDIVIDGLNVAKMFPKARESQVTLPASIT
- the PRORP gene encoding mitochondrial ribonuclease P catalytic subunit isoform X3 is translated as MTFYLFGIRSFPKLWKSNPYLGLGPGHSYVSLFLSDSCGIRSQQRLFSLKTMSPQNTKATNLIAKARYLRKEEGSNKQVSSVPHFFSAGAAKKRSQMNPQSKDHALPSVRNTIQLPTQPLNSEEWDKLKADFKGKTSFERFIISQMAHSHSSVDVAKSLLAWVAAKNNGIVSYDLLVGYLYLCVFHMQTSEVIDVFEIMKTRYKTLEPGGYSLLIQGLIHSDRWRESLLLLEDIKKVITPSKKNYNDCIQGALLHQDINTAWNLYQELLGHDFVPMLETLKAFFDFGKDIKDDNYSNKLLDILSYLRNNQLYPGESFAHSIKTWFESVPGKQWKGQFTTVQKSGQCLGCGKTIESIQLSPEEYEFLKGRIMRDVIDGGDQYKKTTPQKQRSPTLWPPPPPAHREFCQAPTDVLLRPKGSSVSLWCMLPGLGLTLGVLPTSG
- the PRORP gene encoding mitochondrial ribonuclease P catalytic subunit isoform X5, giving the protein MTFYLFGIRSFPKLWKSNPYLGLGPGHSYVSLFLSDSCGIRSQQRLFSLKTMSPQNTKATNLIAKARYLRKEEGSNKQVSSVPHFFSAGAAKKRSQMNPQSKDHALPSVRNTIQLPTQPLNSEEWDKLKADFKGKTSFERFIISQMAHSHSSVDVAKSLLAWVAAKNNGIVSYDLLVGYLYLCVFHMQTSEVIDVFEIMKTRYKTLEPGGYSLLIQGLIHSDRWRESLLLLEDIKKVITPSKKNYNDCIQGALLHQDINTAWNLYQELLGHDFVPMLETLKAFFDFGKDIKDDNYSNKLLDILSYLRNNQLYPGESFAHSIKTWFESVPGKQWKGQFTTVQKSGQCLGCGKTIESIQLSPEEYEFLKGRIMRDVIDGGDQYKKTTPQVLY
- the PRORP gene encoding mitochondrial ribonuclease P catalytic subunit isoform X6 — protein: MTFYLFGIRSFPKLWKSNPYLGLGPGHSYVSLFLSDSCGIRSQQRLFSLKTMSPQNTKATNLIAKARYLRKEEGSNKQVSSVPHFFSAGAAKKRSQMNPQSKDHALPSVRNTIQLPTQPLNSEEWDKLKADFKGKTSFERFIISQMAHSHSSVDVAKSLLAWVAAKNNGIVSYDLLVGYLYLCVFHMQTSEVIDVFEIMKTRYKTLEPGGYSLLIQGLIHSDRWRESLLLLEDIKKVITPSKKNYNDCIQGALLHQDINTAWNLYQELLGHDFVPMLETLKAFFDFGKDIKDDNYSNKLLDILSYLRNNQLYPGESFAHSIKTWFESVPGKQWKGQFTTVQKKWPVFGLWKNHRVYSAESRRI
- the PRORP gene encoding mitochondrial ribonuclease P catalytic subunit isoform X1; the protein is MTFYLFGIRSFPKLWKSNPYLGLGPGHSYVSLFLSDSCGIRSQQRLFSLKTMSPQNTKATNLIAKARYLRKEEGSNKQVSSVPHFFSAGAAKKRSQMNPQSKDHALPSVRNTIQLPTQPLNSEEWDKLKADFKGKTSFERFIISQMAHSHSSVDVAKSLLAWVAAKNNGIVSYDLLVGYLYLCVFHMQTSEVIDVFEIMKTRYKTLEPGGYSLLIQGLIHSDRWRESLLLLEDIKKVITPSKKNYNDCIQGALLHQDINTAWNLYQELLGHDFVPMLETLKAFFDFGKDIKDDNYSNKLLDILSYLRNNQLYPGESFAHSIKTWFESVPGKQWKGQFTTVQKSGQCLGCGKTIESIQLSPEEYEFLKGRIMRDVIDGGDQYKKTTPQELKRFENFVKSCPPFDIVIDGLNVAKMFPKARESQVLLNVVSQLAKQNLRLLVLGRKHMLRQSFQWRKDEMAEVQKQASCFFADNISKDDPFLLYATLHSGNHCRFITKDLMRDHKACLPDAKTQRLFFKWQQGHQLAIINGFPGSKLTFQHILSYDTVVQTTGDSWHIPYDEDVVERYSYEVPTKWLCLHQKT
- the PRORP gene encoding mitochondrial ribonuclease P catalytic subunit isoform X2; the encoded protein is MTFYLFGIRSFPKLWKSNPYLGLGPGHSYVSLFLSDSCGIRSQQRLFSLKTMSPQNTKATNLIAKARYLRKEEGSNKQVSSVPHFFSAGAAKKRSQMNPQSKDHALPSVRNTIQLPTQPLNSEEWDKLKADFKGKTSFERFIISQMAHSHSSVDVAKSLLAWVAAKNNGIVSYDLLVGYLYLCVFHMQTSEVIDVFEIMKTRYKTLEPGGYSLLIQGLIHSDRWRESLLLLEDIKKVITPSKKNYNDCIQGALLHQDINTAWNLYQELLGHDFVPMLETLKAFFDFGKDIKDDNYSNKLLDILSYLRNNQLYPGESFAHSIKTWFESGQCLGCGKTIESIQLSPEEYEFLKGRIMRDVIDGGDQYKKTTPQELKRFENFVKSCPPFDIVIDGLNVAKMFPKARESQVLLNVVSQLAKQNLRLLVLGRKHMLRQSFQWRKDEMAEVQKQASCFFADNISKDDPFLLYATLHSGNHCRFITKDLMRDHKACLPDAKTQRLFFKWQQGHQLAIINGFPGSKLTFQHILSYDTVVQTTGDSWHIPYDEDVVERYSYEVPTKWLCLHQKT